One Peptococcaceae bacterium genomic window, ACCCGTCTCCTTACAATGGCCGCGAGACTGTTCAACACTTTATCCCTCCATTTTATGAAGAACATCTCCCGCTCAACTTTCATTTTGACCCCAAATCAATACCCCAGCTTCTTTTTGTTTTCCGCGTGCTCAGCAAGGCTCACAGCGAAAACATGCTCCCCACTGCCGTCCTTCTTGGCGACAAAATAACGGTACTTTGTTTCAGCGGGTTCCAAGACGGCGCGCAAAGAGGCTTCGCCGGGACTGCCAATGGGTCCGGGCGGCAGTCCTTTATGGCGATATGTGTTATACGGCGAATCTATCTCCAGATCTTTGTACAAAACCCTTTCTGTATGTTTATCCAGCGAATACTGGATGGTGGCATCCGAATCAAGCTTCATGCCTATTTTGAGGCGGTTTAAAAAGACCGACGCTATCAGGGGACGTTCTTTATCCAAAACAGCCTCGCCTTCCACAATCGAAGCGAGGGTTACCACTTCGTGCGTGGTCAAACCGGTTTTATTATTCGGCAGCTTCTTATAAACCTGGTCGAACCGCCTCAACATCAGGTCAATCACCTTGTCCACCTTCATTCCCTTGGGGATCAGGTATGTATCGGGGAAAAGATACCCTTCCAGGCGCCGTTCCGTTTTAGGCAGGTCTTTAAGAAAAGGATAATCATAGTGCCCCTGTTTTGCCGCATTCCAGAACTCTTCCTCCGTGGCTATGCCCTGTTTGACCAGCACATCCGCAATCTGGCGGAGGGTATACCCTTCCGGAATAGTAAAGGTAATAGTCGCCACTTTTCCTTTCTCGATAATATCAACGATTTTCGGCGTGTTATACGAAGGACTTAGCAAGTATTGCCCCGCCTTAAACCTGTCAATCTTACCTGCCAGGCGGGAATAAAGAAGGAAGGCCCTTGAACTTTTAATCAAGCCCTGTTTTTCCAGGTCGGATGCTATTTCGAGAGGTGTCGCGCCTGGTTTTATGATAAATATTTCTTCCTGGCCCGTTCCCGGCCGGGCAGGACCAAGCTGGCCGTAGAGGACGGTTCCAAAGCCGGCCAGGATAACCAGCAATAACAGAATAAAAGTTAGAAGTCCCCGGTTTAAAGCTTGCTTTTTCAACACGGGTATATTCATCACCTTATCTCCTCGCAGCCCATGATTGTTTATTATACTATAGAATTGATCAATTGGACAGCGAAGGAGAACTGGAAAAAGTCTTGATGATCCTGTCGACAGGCGGGTAATAATCGCGAGAAATGAATTCCTTTTTCAACAGGCTGCCCTGAGCATCGTACACAAAACGCTCCACCCTGTAAACATAGCCGGGTTCACCCGCCCTTTCAAGTATATACTGGCCTTGGGGAACCTGGGGATCATCGCGATAGATAGTACCGGGTGGTATCTCCTTTTCCTTGAAGCTTTTCAGGACGACTCTGCGGCCGGTCTTTGCCTCTCCAAATATTTTAACCGTCAGATTTCCCTGGTATATTTCCGTTTTAATGACCAGGCAGCACTCCCCGCTGTTTCGGAACTTAAAGTCCCTGAACCCGTAAACCACGGTGGCGTCAAGTCCAGGAGACACATAAGGCACAATAAGGGAGTGGGGAGTGCGTTCAATGATTTCCAGTTCTGCCTTTAAAACTGCATTGTACAGTGTAGTGGAAACCTGGCATACTCCCCCGCCGATGTCGGGAACCAGCTCGTTCTGCAGGATGATATCGGCCTCATCATAACCGCTTTCTTTGGTTCTAGGCCCAACCACCTCATTAAACGAAAAAACCTGGCCCGGAAAAACGAAACAATAATCAAGAGCTTTGGCCGCCAGCTGTATATTGTGGGTCCTGTTGAGCCGCGCAGTGTTGAACTGAGTGGAATGCTTGCTGACCAACCCCGTTATCCCATACGCCTCCAGGTCGCTTTGCAATTTGGCCGGCCTTATTTCTGAAAATTTTAGCGCAACATAAATTGCGGCCCCCGGATTGGCCTTTATCTTTTCTTCCAGCGCCAGCAGGGCAGCCTCTTTATCCACGTCCCGGCCATACTCGTGCGGCGTAATCTCCACCTTGTCATCAGGTTTTATAACCAGGCTGGCTTCCCTGGGAGCCCTAAACCAGGGAGCAGTCAAGCGATTCAGGGTTTCCAGGGCTTTTTCCCTGTCTAACTGCAGGACAAGAGGGACCTGGGTCCCTTTTCGTCCGGTCTGCCACCTTGTCCAAATATCATTCCACCATTTTCCCGAACGGCCTAAAAAAAAGGCTTCCTGCCAAACCTTTTCAGCGTCAATGCCCAATCCCATCTCCCGGTAAGTGGTTTCTATTTTTTCTCCACCCGGCAGTTCCATAATCACGGGACAGCCTGCCATCCGTTCGTTTACTTCCTCAACAACGGCCAGCACTTCTTCCCTTTCTTTGCCTCCGAGCGGGCAGCCGTTGAAAAAAACACCGGGGATAACCCGACCCTCATCAGCACATAAGGGCGGGGAAATTCCCGCCAATAAAAAGAGCGTTAAAAGCACGCCCAGCGATCTTTTGGTCTGTGTTCCCACAAACACGATAATCTCCCCACTTTGTTATCTGGTTTATTAAGACATCCCTTCTTAATTATAATTTTCCATTTGCTGGTATTTTATGCAAGACTCGCGGACAAAATAAAATCTCTTGCTTTTCAGCAAGAGATTTTATCTCTATATAGATTATTCTTCTACATCCTCCTCGATCATTTCCTGCCACCTGTCGGCAACTTTTTCCCACTCTTCGTCATCTTCAATATCGTAGAGTATATCTTCCCCGTTTTCATCCTTGCCTACCTTGAGAATTATAGCTTCCGATTCTTCCACATCCAGTTCCATTGGCTCCAGAATGGCGTACTCCGCGCCGTCTACTTCAAGAACGTCAATCAGAACAAATTCGTGTTCCTCGCCGTCTTCGTCCACTAGCACGATCTTTTCCTCGTTGTCAACCATTCGTTTTCCACCTCTTTCCTGTTTCGTTAAAGTCATTTTAACCCCTGGTAATATAGTTGTCAACTTAACCGGAAAAGATGCGCCTTTTTCACATGGCCGCCAGGTTCTTCTCCCCATGCGACGCTTCACCGTAATGGGGCAAAGAAACCGTGAAGACCGTATCATGCCCCGCTTCGCTTTCTATATCAATCCTGCCGTTGTGTTCCTTGATGATCTGGTAGCAGATGCTTAAGCCCAAACCTGTTCCTTTTTCCTTTGTGCTGTAAAACGGTGTGCCCATCCTCATCTTTTCCTCCGGCGTAAGCGGCTTGCCGTTATTGGCAATGGCTATATATACCTCGCCCGTGTCATTATTAAAGCCGGAGGTTATTTTCAAGCGGGGCCGCTCCACGCCGGTCATGGCGTCAATACCGTTTTGCGCGATATTCAACAAGACCTGTTTAAGCTGGTCGGCGTCAGCCAGGACAGTAAGATCTCCTTGGCCTCGCTCGATCACGGTCTCAATACCCCGCACAAACGTGTTGGACTCAATCAGCATCGTTACGGAATCGATGAGTTCATTCGCCGCCAACCTCTGAAAAGCCGGCGGGCGAGGCCTGGCAAACCTTAAAAAATCGGTGACCACCTTGTTGATGCGTTCCGTTTCATTGTCGATCTGTTTTATATATTCCATTATTCTATTATCCCCGGTGATCAGCTTGATTATCTGGCTGAATCCTTTGATTACGGTAAGCGGATTCTTTATTTCATGCACAATCCCGGCAGCCATTTGTCCCAGGATAACCAGTCTTTCTTTTTGCTGCAGTTTTTGCTGTTCGATTCTCAAAAGAGTGACATCGGTACCTACAATGATTGTCCCAGTCAATTCATGGTCCTGGTTGTAAATAGGCGTTTCGCTTGCCAGCATCTCTTTCTTTCCGCCATCCGGTGTAAAAACAGTAAGTTTCACGGAATTTGCAGCCTGGCCCCGTTCCCCCGGACCGGTGTAATCCCTTTTTGTAATAGCGGCTATCCGGTAAAACTCGTTGACATTCAGCCCCAAAATCTCGTGGATCTCCATTCTCACCGTTTCCGCCAGGGCTTTGTTGCACATGACAATGTCCTGGTTGCTGTCAAGAACCAGCACGGTATTGTTGATGGAGTTCAAAATGGTCTGGGCCTGGCTTCCCAGGTTATTCAGTTCCAATTCCTTCTTCGGGTCGTCGAAAAGCACAAGAAAACCGTTTTCCAGGTGATAGATGTCTCTTTTCAGTTCAAAGCAGCGGCCGGGCCGTTCCCCAGACATCTTCATGATTTCGCCGATGGTGCGGCCCCGGACATCTTCCCTTCGGCATCCCAGCAGCTCAAGCGCGCGTTTGTTCGCATAATTATTCCTTAGTCTTTTATCAAAAGCGAGGATGCCCCCGGGAATGCCCTCCAAACTCCCGGCCAACGCGTCCCGTTCGGCTTCAATTGTCTTGTACGGAAAAACGACTGCGCTCAGAGCGATTCCCTGCAGCAAACAAACATGGGCGGAGATGCTTAATATGTGTCCCAGGACTATGCAAAACGGCGACGCTGGTCCAAAAGCGGCCAAACAAAAGCTGTAAACCAGTAACAGCAGCACAGCCTTAAAAAAATAGTTGCCGGTGATTGCCGCTTTGCCTTTTAGATTATTTTTCAAAACCGCTAGAATAAAGAGGCCAACGGCTATTATGGTGTAATCGGCGCCCTTTTGGAAAAGCGTGCTCCCGTTCTGATCCAGCAGCGCAGGCAAATGGTAATAATTTGCATAGGCTAAATAGGAAACTCCAAAAGAACAGCAAAGGGTCAAGGCAAGGCATACCCATTTGTTCATCCCTGTTCTTACATTAGACAGCCATAAGACCAGCGTAAACACTTGTGTATAGACGCCCAGCATCCCGTACCAAATTGAAAGTTCAGGCATACCCTCCGGGTACAGTTTAAGACCTACATAATAATAAGAGTGCAACGCTTCAAAAACGGCTGCCGCCAGGAAACCGAAACCCACCAGCCTGTTAATGCGCTCACCGGCTTCACAGGTAAACCAAACAATAAAAAAGTTCCCCAGTGAAATAACCAGGCATGTGATTTCCAAAACCGTATGCCATACATTTGGGTTGCTGTTCCACAAAAAAGAGTGGATGAAAAAGGCGAGAATACAACTCACAATAATTAAGGCAGCGCTCCGGAATAACAATGACCTGACCGGGAAAGAGTTTCTTCCAACAGATGGCTGCAAATGTCACACACCCTGGCATTCAAAATAATCTATAGTATTATAAATACCACGAATCGGTTGGAGAAATCTCGCGATTTTTGACGAACTTTGTAAATAGCAAAAAATTTTTTTGTCATGGTCCTAAATAATATTAAAAAATTACCCTTTACTCCCGCCGCGGTCAAGGAATCCCTGGAGAATCACGACCGCAGCCATCCTGTCAATAACCTCCCTCCTCTTTTTTCGCGAAACGTCGCCTTCCAGCAGGGTGCGCCTGGCCAAAGCGGTGGTCAGCCGCTCGTCCCAGAAAACAACCTCCAGGGGAATCTCCTTCCTTAAAAGCTTGACAAATTCCTTTGTTTTTTCAGCCTGCGGCCCATATGTTCCGTTCATGTTGCGAGGCAGTCCTACTATGATTTTCTCGATGGAGTGTTCTCTGATAATCGCGGCAAGCCGTTCTATATCCTTTTTTATATCGCTCCTGACGATAGTAGTAAGCCCCTGGGCCGTCAGCCCAAGTCCATCGCTTACTGCCACACCGATTCTTTTATCGCCCACATCCAGTCCAAGTATGCGCATCAGCCACCACCTTCACACGATCTTAATGGCAAACTGTTTACAGGCTGCCCCGCAGTAACCGCAAAACATGCAGTCTTCCCCCACCAGCACGGCCTTTCCTTTTTCGACCTTCAACAGATTGAAAGGGCAGCTCTCCACACACAGACCGCAGCCTGTGCACCAGTCCTCGATATGCAACTTACGGGAAGCCCCCCGGAGAAATGAGGCCAACATCGCAGGCGGTTCCAGCCCTTTCATGATTTTTAGGTTATACTCAACTTCTTCCCGCAGTTTGCAGCCCACCGCCACACTGTGCAGATACGGATAACTAAACGCGAATTCAAGCGCTTCTTTAGCCCGATGAACCAGGTTTCCCCCTCCCAGCGGTTTCATGCCGTATATCCCTTTACCGTTTTCGTAGGCTCGTTTTAATTCCGCCATCAGATCGGCCTGGTTTCCATCCAGCAGTCCCAGCCCTTGCATGTTGACAATGG contains:
- the mltG gene encoding endolytic transglycosylase MltG, whose product is MNIPVLKKQALNRGLLTFILLLLVILAGFGTVLYGQLGPARPGTGQEEIFIIKPGATPLEIASDLEKQGLIKSSRAFLLYSRLAGKIDRFKAGQYLLSPSYNTPKIVDIIEKGKVATITFTIPEGYTLRQIADVLVKQGIATEEEFWNAAKQGHYDYPFLKDLPKTERRLEGYLFPDTYLIPKGMKVDKVIDLMLRRFDQVYKKLPNNKTGLTTHEVVTLASIVEGEAVLDKERPLIASVFLNRLKIGMKLDSDATIQYSLDKHTERVLYKDLEIDSPYNTYRHKGLPPGPIGSPGEASLRAVLEPAETKYRYFVAKKDGSGEHVFAVSLAEHAENKKKLGY
- a CDS encoding VanW family protein encodes the protein MGTQTKRSLGVLLTLFLLAGISPPLCADEGRVIPGVFFNGCPLGGKEREEVLAVVEEVNERMAGCPVIMELPGGEKIETTYREMGLGIDAEKVWQEAFFLGRSGKWWNDIWTRWQTGRKGTQVPLVLQLDREKALETLNRLTAPWFRAPREASLVIKPDDKVEITPHEYGRDVDKEAALLALEEKIKANPGAAIYVALKFSEIRPAKLQSDLEAYGITGLVSKHSTQFNTARLNRTHNIQLAAKALDYCFVFPGQVFSFNEVVGPRTKESGYDEADIILQNELVPDIGGGVCQVSTTLYNAVLKAELEIIERTPHSLIVPYVSPGLDATVVYGFRDFKFRNSGECCLVIKTEIYQGNLTVKIFGEAKTGRRVVLKSFKEKEIPPGTIYRDDPQVPQGQYILERAGEPGYVYRVERFVYDAQGSLLKKEFISRDYYPPVDRIIKTFSSSPSLSN
- a CDS encoding DUF1292 domain-containing protein is translated as MVDNEEKIVLVDEDGEEHEFVLIDVLEVDGAEYAILEPMELDVEESEAIILKVGKDENGEDILYDIEDDEEWEKVADRWQEMIEEDVEE
- a CDS encoding ATP-binding protein, which translates into the protein MSCILAFFIHSFLWNSNPNVWHTVLEITCLVISLGNFFIVWFTCEAGERINRLVGFGFLAAAVFEALHSYYYVGLKLYPEGMPELSIWYGMLGVYTQVFTLVLWLSNVRTGMNKWVCLALTLCCSFGVSYLAYANYYHLPALLDQNGSTLFQKGADYTIIAVGLFILAVLKNNLKGKAAITGNYFFKAVLLLLVYSFCLAAFGPASPFCIVLGHILSISAHVCLLQGIALSAVVFPYKTIEAERDALAGSLEGIPGGILAFDKRLRNNYANKRALELLGCRREDVRGRTIGEIMKMSGERPGRCFELKRDIYHLENGFLVLFDDPKKELELNNLGSQAQTILNSINNTVLVLDSNQDIVMCNKALAETVRMEIHEILGLNVNEFYRIAAITKRDYTGPGERGQAANSVKLTVFTPDGGKKEMLASETPIYNQDHELTGTIIVGTDVTLLRIEQQKLQQKERLVILGQMAAGIVHEIKNPLTVIKGFSQIIKLITGDNRIMEYIKQIDNETERINKVVTDFLRFARPRPPAFQRLAANELIDSVTMLIESNTFVRGIETVIERGQGDLTVLADADQLKQVLLNIAQNGIDAMTGVERPRLKITSGFNNDTGEVYIAIANNGKPLTPEEKMRMGTPFYSTKEKGTGLGLSICYQIIKEHNGRIDIESEAGHDTVFTVSLPHYGEASHGEKNLAAM
- the ruvX gene encoding Holliday junction resolvase RuvX, producing MRILGLDVGDKRIGVAVSDGLGLTAQGLTTIVRSDIKKDIERLAAIIREHSIEKIIVGLPRNMNGTYGPQAEKTKEFVKLLRKEIPLEVVFWDERLTTALARRTLLEGDVSRKKRREVIDRMAAVVILQGFLDRGGSKG